A window of Streptomyces caniferus contains these coding sequences:
- the pruA gene encoding L-glutamate gamma-semialdehyde dehydrogenase, whose protein sequence is MDAVTQVPVPVNEPVHTYAPGTPERSRLEAKLKELADNPIELPMTIGGEHRMGGGERFDVVQPHNHASRLGTYANATVKDGQDAVDAALAAAPAWRALSFDDRAAIILKAADLLSGPWRETMAAATMLGQSKTAQQAEIDTPCELIDFWRFNVHFARQILAEQPPANSPGVWNRSDHRPLEGFVYAITPFNFTAIAGNLPTAPALMGNVVVWKPSPTQTYAAVLLMQLLEEAGLPKGVINLVTGDGKDVSEVALTHPELAGIHFTGSTKTFQYLWKTVGNNIENYKTYPRLVGETGGKDFIVAHPSADRAVLKTAMTRGAFEFQGQKCSAASRAYVPASLWNNGLKEEFAAEVDALSMGDVSDLSNFMSAVIDERSFAKNKAAIDRAKADPTIEVVAGGTYDDSEGYFVRPTVLVSTDPENEIFKDEYFGPILGVYVYDDADYDAMLTQMESASAYGLTGCVIAQDRAEAARTCEKLRFAAGNFYINDKPTGAVVGQQPFGGGRASGTNDKAGAKQNLMRWTSTRSIKETLVPPTDYRYPHMG, encoded by the coding sequence ATGGACGCTGTGACCCAGGTCCCCGTGCCGGTGAACGAGCCGGTCCACACCTACGCCCCCGGCACCCCGGAGCGTTCCCGCCTGGAGGCCAAGCTCAAGGAGCTGGCCGACAACCCGATCGAGCTGCCGATGACCATCGGCGGCGAGCACCGGATGGGCGGCGGCGAGCGCTTCGACGTCGTGCAGCCCCACAACCACGCCTCCCGGCTCGGTACGTACGCCAACGCCACGGTCAAGGACGGTCAGGACGCGGTCGACGCCGCGCTCGCCGCCGCCCCGGCCTGGCGCGCGCTGTCCTTCGACGACCGCGCCGCGATCATCCTCAAGGCCGCCGACCTGCTCTCCGGCCCCTGGCGCGAGACGATGGCCGCCGCCACCATGCTCGGCCAGTCCAAGACCGCCCAGCAGGCCGAGATCGACACCCCCTGTGAACTCATCGACTTCTGGCGCTTCAACGTGCACTTCGCGCGCCAGATCCTCGCCGAGCAGCCCCCGGCGAACTCCCCGGGCGTGTGGAACCGCTCGGACCACCGCCCCCTCGAGGGCTTCGTCTACGCGATCACGCCGTTCAACTTCACCGCGATCGCCGGCAACCTCCCGACCGCGCCCGCCCTCATGGGCAACGTCGTGGTCTGGAAGCCGTCCCCGACGCAGACCTACGCCGCCGTGCTGCTGATGCAGCTGCTGGAGGAGGCCGGACTGCCCAAGGGCGTCATCAACCTCGTCACCGGCGACGGCAAGGACGTCTCCGAGGTCGCGCTGACCCACCCCGAGCTGGCCGGTATCCACTTCACCGGCTCGACCAAGACCTTCCAGTACCTGTGGAAGACGGTCGGCAACAACATCGAGAACTACAAGACCTACCCGCGGCTCGTCGGCGAGACCGGCGGCAAGGACTTCATCGTCGCCCACCCCTCGGCCGACCGCGCCGTGCTGAAGACCGCCATGACCCGTGGCGCCTTCGAGTTCCAGGGCCAGAAGTGCTCCGCGGCCTCCCGTGCCTACGTCCCGGCCTCGCTGTGGAACAACGGCCTCAAGGAGGAGTTCGCGGCCGAGGTCGACGCCCTGTCCATGGGCGACGTCTCGGACCTGTCGAACTTCATGTCCGCCGTCATCGACGAGCGCTCCTTCGCCAAGAACAAGGCGGCGATCGACCGTGCCAAGGCCGACCCGACCATCGAGGTCGTGGCCGGCGGTACGTACGACGACAGCGAGGGCTACTTCGTCCGCCCGACGGTCCTGGTCTCCACCGACCCGGAGAACGAGATCTTCAAGGACGAGTACTTCGGCCCGATCCTCGGCGTCTACGTCTACGACGACGCCGACTACGACGCGATGCTCACCCAGATGGAGTCCGCCTCGGCGTACGGCCTGACCGGTTGTGTCATCGCCCAGGACCGTGCCGAAGCGGCCCGCACCTGCGAGAAGCTGCGCTTCGCGGCCGGCAACTTCTACATCAACGACAAGCCGACCGGCGCCGTCGTCGGCCAGCAGCCCTTCGGCGGCGGCCGCGCGTCCGGCACCAACGACAAGGCCGGCGCCAAGCAGAACCTGATGCGCTGGACCTCCACCCGCTCCATCAAGGAGACCCTGGTCCCACCGACGGACTACCGCTACCCGCACATGGGCTGA
- a CDS encoding proline dehydrogenase family protein gives MLGPVLLAAARSDSIRRIVAAAPVTRPVVDRFVAGERLDESMAAVRSLAARGLEVTLDHLGEDITDPAEALRNRDAYLQLAAALKEQGLGVKAEMSVKLSAFGQALAGGHELALKNITPVVEAAAEAGTTVTLDMEDHTTVDSTLAILADLRERFPQTGAVVQSYLFRTEDDCHALAGEGSRVRLVKGAYKEPATVAFQDKREVDKAYVRCLKILMAGEGYPMIGSHDPRMVAIGQELAHRNGRKPADYEFQMLYGIREAEQQRLVADGHRMRVYIPYGTDWYGYFMRRLAERPANLAFFLRSLATRG, from the coding sequence ATGCTGGGTCCCGTGCTCCTCGCCGCAGCGCGCAGCGACAGCATCCGCCGCATCGTCGCGGCCGCCCCGGTCACCCGCCCCGTGGTGGACCGGTTCGTCGCCGGCGAGCGGCTGGACGAGTCCATGGCTGCCGTGCGGTCCCTGGCCGCCCGCGGCCTGGAGGTCACGCTCGACCACCTGGGCGAGGACATCACCGACCCGGCCGAGGCGCTGCGCAACCGCGACGCCTACCTGCAGTTGGCCGCGGCCCTCAAGGAGCAAGGGCTCGGCGTCAAGGCCGAGATGTCGGTCAAGCTGTCCGCTTTCGGGCAGGCACTGGCCGGCGGCCACGAGCTGGCGCTGAAGAACATCACTCCGGTGGTCGAGGCCGCCGCCGAGGCCGGGACGACCGTGACCCTCGACATGGAGGACCACACCACGGTCGACTCCACCCTCGCGATCCTCGCCGACCTGCGGGAACGCTTCCCTCAGACGGGTGCGGTGGTGCAGTCCTACCTCTTCCGCACCGAGGACGACTGCCACGCCCTCGCCGGGGAAGGCTCCCGGGTGCGGCTGGTCAAGGGCGCGTACAAAGAGCCTGCCACCGTCGCCTTCCAGGACAAGCGGGAGGTCGACAAGGCGTATGTGCGCTGTCTGAAGATCCTGATGGCCGGGGAGGGCTACCCCATGATCGGGTCGCACGACCCGCGGATGGTGGCCATCGGCCAGGAGCTGGCGCACCGCAACGGGCGCAAGCCGGCCGACTACGAATTCCAGATGCTGTACGGCATCCGCGAGGCGGAGCAGCAGCGGCTGGTCGCCGACGGGCACCGTATGCGGGTGTACATCCCTTACGGCACCGACTGGTACGGATACTTCATGCGCCGGCTCGCCGAGCGCCCCGCGAACCTCGCCTTCTTCCTGAGGTCGCTGGCGACCCGCGGCTGA
- a CDS encoding PucR family transcriptional regulator, translating into MRGDYQQLVDEISAALGAPATLEDRDFGLIAFGAHEGDDDEVMDPVRTRSILQRRSTAAVRAWFEAFGIARATTALRIPPDPAAGVFKGRICLPVRHRGIVHGYVWLLDDGHLTDLELGSRGAPPDPRIAQAMETAARIGALLADEARAGSELGDLLRELLASQPAGRQAAAAALRDALRDSLRFTPGIPLALVAVLPWDTSDTDVAPLPSLPGLLAACALPAGGPVAAAEGADETDTATPHGKGPAGRAGEGARPRSAAAAPALAALVRLRSAGALAPAHTVAEHLLRSPRAGGVPAEGRAGRGGTRNGGGAGHPPPPRPGAAGIGPSTSELADLPATWREALDAARAARAEPRLGPITQWDSLGPYRMLTALPDTSPDPAIGPLLAPAHAELARTAEVFLDCAGQASRTAQALGIHRQTLYYRLGRVEKLTGLDLDDGEHRLLLHMALKAARL; encoded by the coding sequence ATGCGGGGCGATTACCAGCAGCTCGTGGACGAGATCTCGGCGGCGCTCGGCGCCCCGGCAACGCTGGAGGACCGCGATTTCGGACTGATTGCCTTCGGCGCGCACGAGGGCGACGACGACGAGGTCATGGACCCCGTACGGACCCGCTCGATCCTGCAGCGCCGCTCGACGGCGGCGGTACGGGCCTGGTTCGAGGCGTTCGGGATCGCGCGCGCCACCACGGCGCTGCGCATTCCGCCGGACCCGGCGGCCGGGGTCTTCAAGGGGCGGATCTGCCTGCCCGTACGCCATCGGGGCATCGTGCACGGCTACGTCTGGCTGCTGGACGACGGGCATCTGACCGATCTCGAACTGGGCAGCCGGGGCGCGCCGCCCGACCCGCGGATCGCGCAGGCGATGGAGACCGCCGCCCGGATCGGCGCGCTGCTCGCCGACGAGGCCCGTGCCGGGTCCGAACTCGGCGATCTGCTGCGGGAGTTGCTGGCCTCGCAGCCCGCCGGACGGCAGGCCGCGGCGGCCGCCCTGCGCGATGCGCTGCGCGACAGCCTGCGCTTCACCCCGGGCATTCCGCTCGCCCTGGTCGCGGTGCTGCCCTGGGACACCTCGGACACCGATGTGGCGCCGCTGCCCAGCCTGCCGGGCCTGCTGGCGGCGTGCGCACTGCCGGCGGGCGGCCCCGTCGCCGCGGCCGAAGGGGCGGACGAGACGGACACCGCCACGCCGCACGGCAAGGGACCCGCCGGGCGCGCCGGGGAGGGCGCCCGGCCGCGGTCCGCGGCCGCCGCGCCCGCCCTGGCCGCGCTGGTACGGCTGCGCTCGGCGGGCGCGCTCGCCCCGGCCCATACGGTGGCCGAGCATCTGCTGCGCTCCCCGCGCGCGGGCGGCGTACCGGCCGAGGGTCGGGCGGGGCGCGGCGGGACGCGCAACGGCGGCGGCGCCGGGCACCCTCCGCCGCCCCGGCCCGGCGCCGCCGGAATCGGCCCCTCCACCAGCGAGCTGGCCGACCTCCCGGCAACCTGGCGAGAGGCCCTGGACGCGGCCCGCGCGGCCCGCGCCGAACCCCGGCTGGGCCCGATCACCCAGTGGGACTCCCTCGGCCCGTACCGCATGCTGACCGCGCTGCCGGACACCTCGCCCGACCCGGCCATCGGCCCGCTGCTGGCTCCCGCGCACGCCGAACTCGCGCGTACCGCAGAGGTGTTCCTCGACTGCGCGGGCCAGGCGAGCCGCACCGCACAGGCCCTGGGCATCCACCGCCAGACGCTCTACTACCGCCTGGGCCGGGTGGAGAAGCTGACCGGCCTCGACCTGGACGACGGCGAGCACCGGCTGCTGCTGCACATGGCGCTCAAGGCGGCCCGGCTGTGA
- a CDS encoding YwqG family protein, which translates to MSRSTADVLHTLAREHLPHEIAERWTGLLRPGLRLAKATDADLVAGRLGGLPELPEPEEWPVWEGRGPLSFVASVDCAALPSDALDIALPTEGTLNFFYFDGQLDDGCAVVAPDEPDSWAGARVSYVPAGVPVARRAAPEGIRPYPEVSLTSRVETTAPHPRHPVVQREFAPMSADHPVGGDGFEDALWDHSEGTEHRIGGHAHPVQGEVETEVARGALGSPSWDDPRIEEEALGWVLLAQFDSDDDADMMWGDCGVLYWLIRPQDLAERRFDRAMFTWQCG; encoded by the coding sequence ATGAGCCGAAGCACCGCCGACGTCCTGCACACGCTCGCCCGCGAGCACCTTCCCCACGAGATCGCCGAGCGCTGGACCGGCCTGCTGCGGCCGGGGCTGCGCCTGGCGAAGGCCACGGACGCCGACCTGGTCGCCGGACGGCTCGGCGGCCTGCCGGAGCTGCCGGAGCCCGAGGAGTGGCCCGTATGGGAGGGCCGGGGCCCGCTCTCCTTCGTCGCGTCGGTCGACTGCGCCGCGCTCCCCTCCGACGCCCTCGACATCGCCCTGCCGACGGAGGGCACGCTGAACTTCTTCTACTTCGACGGGCAGTTGGACGACGGCTGTGCGGTGGTCGCGCCCGATGAACCCGACAGCTGGGCGGGGGCGCGCGTGAGCTACGTCCCCGCGGGCGTCCCCGTCGCCCGGCGGGCGGCTCCGGAGGGGATCCGGCCGTACCCCGAGGTGTCGCTGACCTCGCGCGTGGAGACGACGGCGCCGCACCCCCGGCATCCGGTGGTCCAGCGGGAGTTCGCGCCGATGTCCGCTGACCACCCGGTGGGAGGCGACGGCTTCGAGGACGCCCTGTGGGACCACTCCGAGGGCACCGAGCACCGCATCGGCGGTCATGCGCACCCCGTGCAGGGCGAGGTGGAGACCGAGGTCGCCCGTGGCGCCCTGGGCTCCCCGTCGTGGGACGACCCCCGTATCGAGGAAGAGGCGCTCGGCTGGGTGCTGCTCGCTCAGTTCGACAGTGACGACGACGCCGACATGATGTGGGGCGACTGCGGTGTCCTCTACTGGCTCATACGCCCCCAGGACCTGGCCGAACGCCGCTTCGACCGCGCGATGTTCACCTGGCAGTGCGGGTGA
- a CDS encoding TetR/AcrR family transcriptional regulator — protein sequence MGHREDLLEGAKRCLLEKGYARTTARDIVAASGANLASIGYHYGSKDALMRQAIIASSEEWGASVAQVPAGGGGAEAGGADPLERFAAVWDAVLQRISTEREFIAAQVEVLGLLPRDAALREAIGEVLPEGGEGLVAVFEGVPDTEVDPESARIVGSFYQALLTGLMVQSLLTPDAMPSGRDLATALRRVTAGEVLEKK from the coding sequence ATGGGACACCGTGAAGACCTTCTGGAGGGCGCCAAGCGCTGCCTCCTGGAGAAGGGGTATGCGCGCACCACCGCCCGCGACATCGTGGCCGCATCCGGCGCCAACCTCGCCTCCATCGGATACCACTACGGCTCCAAGGACGCGCTGATGCGCCAGGCGATCATCGCGTCCAGTGAGGAGTGGGGCGCGAGCGTGGCCCAGGTACCGGCCGGCGGCGGCGGGGCGGAGGCGGGGGGCGCGGACCCGCTGGAACGGTTCGCCGCGGTCTGGGACGCGGTGCTGCAACGGATCTCCACGGAGCGGGAGTTCATCGCCGCGCAGGTCGAGGTGCTGGGGCTGCTGCCGCGCGACGCGGCGCTGCGCGAGGCGATCGGTGAGGTGCTCCCGGAGGGCGGCGAGGGGCTCGTCGCGGTCTTCGAAGGGGTGCCGGACACCGAGGTCGACCCGGAGTCGGCGCGCATCGTCGGCTCCTTCTACCAGGCCCTGCTGACCGGCCTGATGGTCCAGTCGCTGCTGACGCCGGACGCCATGCCCTCCGGCCGGGACCTGGCGACCGCACTGCGGCGGGTCACCGCGGGCGAGGTGCTGGAGAAGAAGTGA
- a CDS encoding PRC-barrel domain-containing protein codes for MNAPLGDAPRSLTGLHVVDADGAKVGTVQQVYRDDATNDPEWITVRTGLFGMRETFIPLAGARRAGDELHVPHAKETIKAAPRIDADGHLDPSEEAELYRHYGMARPGASGPGGAPGPGGEPGAGGRPDPGSGGTS; via the coding sequence ATGAATGCACCTCTGGGTGACGCCCCCCGGAGCCTGACCGGTCTGCATGTGGTCGATGCGGACGGTGCGAAGGTGGGCACGGTCCAGCAGGTCTACCGGGACGATGCCACCAACGACCCCGAGTGGATCACGGTGCGCACCGGGCTGTTCGGGATGAGGGAGACGTTCATCCCGCTCGCCGGGGCCCGTCGGGCCGGCGACGAGCTGCATGTTCCGCATGCCAAGGAGACCATCAAGGCGGCGCCGCGGATCGATGCCGACGGCCATCTCGATCCTTCCGAGGAGGCCGAGCTGTACCGCCACTACGGGATGGCCCGGCCGGGTGCGTCCGGCCCCGGGGGTGCGCCGGGCCCCGGCGGGGAGCCCGGCGCCGGCGGCAGGCCGGACCCGGGCTCCGGCGGGACCTCCTGA
- the serA gene encoding phosphoglycerate dehydrogenase, with protein sequence MSSKPVVLIAEELSPATVDALGPDFEIRHCNGADRAELLPAIADVDAVLVRSATKIDAEAIAAAKKLRVVARAGVGLDNVDVSAATKAGVMVVNAPTSNIVTAAELACGLLVATARNIPQANTALKNGEWKRSKYTGVELSEKTLGVVGLGRIGVLVAQRMSAFGMKVVAYDPYVQPARAAQMGVKLLTLDELLEVSDFITVHLPKTPETVGLIGDEALHKVKPSVRIVNAARGGIVDEAALATALKEGRVAGAGLDVYATEPCTDSPLFEFDQVVATPHLGASTGEAQEKAGISVAKSVRLALAGELVPDAVNVQGGVIAEDVKPGLPLAERLGRIFTALAGEVAMRLDVEVYGEITQHDVKVLELSALKGVFEDVVDETVSYVNAPLFAQERGVEVRLTTSSESPEHRNVVTVRGTLAGGDEVSISGTLSGHKNTQKIVAVGEHSIDLSLANHMAFMRYSDRPGVVGTVGRILGEAGINIGGMQVSRADVGGEALVALTVDDTIPPNVLTEIAEEIGATSVRAVNLGD encoded by the coding sequence GTGAGCTCGAAACCTGTCGTACTCATCGCCGAAGAGCTGTCGCCCGCCACCGTCGACGCCCTCGGGCCGGATTTCGAGATCCGGCACTGCAACGGCGCGGACCGCGCCGAGCTGCTCCCCGCGATCGCCGATGTCGACGCCGTCCTCGTGCGCAGCGCGACGAAGATCGACGCCGAGGCCATCGCCGCCGCCAAGAAGCTGAGGGTCGTCGCCCGTGCGGGCGTGGGCCTGGACAACGTCGACGTCTCCGCCGCCACCAAGGCCGGCGTGATGGTCGTCAACGCCCCGACCTCCAACATCGTCACCGCCGCCGAGCTGGCCTGCGGTCTGCTGGTCGCCACGGCCCGCAACATCCCGCAGGCCAACACCGCCCTGAAGAACGGCGAGTGGAAGCGCAGCAAGTACACCGGCGTCGAACTCAGCGAGAAGACCCTCGGCGTGGTCGGCCTCGGCCGGATCGGCGTCCTGGTCGCGCAGCGGATGTCGGCCTTCGGCATGAAGGTCGTCGCCTACGACCCCTACGTCCAGCCGGCCCGTGCCGCGCAGATGGGCGTCAAGCTGCTGACCCTCGACGAGCTGCTGGAGGTGTCGGACTTCATCACCGTGCACCTCCCCAAGACGCCCGAGACCGTCGGTCTCATCGGCGACGAGGCGCTGCACAAGGTCAAGCCGTCGGTCCGGATCGTCAACGCCGCGCGCGGCGGGATCGTCGACGAGGCGGCGCTGGCCACCGCGCTCAAGGAGGGCCGGGTGGCCGGCGCGGGCCTCGACGTCTACGCGACCGAGCCCTGCACCGACTCGCCGCTCTTCGAGTTCGACCAGGTCGTCGCCACCCCGCACCTCGGTGCCTCGACGGGTGAGGCGCAGGAGAAGGCCGGTATCTCGGTCGCCAAGTCGGTGCGCCTCGCGCTGGCCGGCGAGCTGGTGCCGGACGCGGTCAACGTCCAGGGCGGCGTGATCGCCGAGGACGTCAAGCCGGGGCTGCCGCTGGCCGAGCGCCTGGGCCGGATCTTCACCGCGTTGGCGGGCGAGGTCGCCATGCGCCTCGACGTCGAGGTGTACGGCGAGATCACCCAGCACGACGTCAAGGTGCTCGAACTCTCCGCGCTCAAGGGCGTGTTCGAGGACGTCGTGGACGAGACGGTGTCCTACGTCAACGCTCCGCTGTTCGCGCAGGAGCGCGGCGTGGAGGTGCGGCTGACGACCAGCAGCGAGTCGCCCGAGCACCGCAATGTGGTGACCGTGCGCGGCACCCTCGCGGGCGGCGACGAGGTGTCGATCTCCGGCACGCTGTCGGGCCACAAGAACACCCAGAAGATCGTCGCGGTCGGCGAGCACTCCATCGACCTGTCGCTCGCGAACCACATGGCCTTCATGCGCTACAGCGACCGCCCCGGTGTCGTCGGCACCGTCGGCCGGATCCTGGGCGAGGCGGGCATCAACATCGGCGGGATGCAGGTCTCCCGCGCCGATGTCGGCGGCGAGGCGCTGGTCGCGCTGACCGTCGACGACACGATTCCCCCGAACGTGCTCACCGAGATCGCCGAGGAGATCGGCGCGACCTCCGTGCGTGCGGTGAACCTCGGCGACTGA
- the ilvC gene encoding ketol-acid reductoisomerase: MAELFYDDDADLSIIQNRKVAVIGYGSQGHAHALSLRDSGVDVRVGLHEGSKSKAKAEEQGLRVVTPAEAAAEADVIMILVPDPLQAKVYEESIKDHLKDGDALFFGHGLNIRYGFIKAPAGVDVCMVAPKGPGHLVRRQYEEGRGVPCIAAVEQDATGNGFALALSYAKGIGGTRAGVIKTTFTEETETDLFGEQAVLCGGASALVKAGFETLVEAGYQPEIAYFECLHELKLIVDLMYEGGLEKMRWSVSETAEWGDYITGPRIVNENTKAEMKKVLAEIQDGTFANNWMAEYNAGLPKYNEYKKADEDHLLETTGKQLRKLMSWVDDEA, encoded by the coding sequence GTGGCCGAGCTGTTCTACGACGACGATGCCGACCTGTCCATCATCCAGAACCGCAAGGTCGCGGTCATCGGCTACGGCAGCCAGGGCCACGCCCACGCGCTGTCCCTGCGCGACTCGGGTGTCGATGTGCGGGTCGGTCTGCACGAGGGTTCCAAGTCCAAGGCCAAGGCCGAGGAGCAGGGCCTGCGCGTGGTGACCCCCGCCGAGGCGGCCGCCGAGGCCGACGTCATCATGATCCTGGTGCCGGACCCGCTCCAGGCCAAGGTCTACGAGGAGTCCATCAAGGACCACCTGAAGGACGGCGACGCGCTGTTCTTCGGCCACGGCCTGAACATCCGCTACGGCTTCATCAAGGCCCCGGCCGGCGTGGACGTGTGCATGGTCGCCCCCAAGGGCCCGGGCCACCTCGTGCGCCGCCAGTACGAGGAAGGCCGCGGCGTGCCCTGCATCGCGGCCGTCGAGCAGGACGCGACCGGCAACGGCTTCGCGCTGGCGCTCTCGTACGCCAAGGGCATCGGCGGCACCCGCGCCGGCGTCATCAAGACCACCTTCACCGAGGAGACCGAGACCGACCTGTTCGGTGAGCAGGCCGTCCTGTGCGGTGGCGCCTCGGCGCTGGTCAAGGCCGGTTTCGAGACCCTGGTCGAGGCGGGCTACCAGCCGGAGATCGCGTACTTCGAGTGCCTCCACGAGCTCAAGCTGATCGTGGACCTGATGTACGAGGGCGGCCTGGAGAAGATGCGCTGGTCGGTCTCCGAGACCGCCGAGTGGGGCGACTACATCACCGGCCCGCGGATCGTGAACGAGAACACCAAGGCCGAGATGAAGAAGGTGCTCGCCGAGATCCAGGACGGCACCTTCGCCAACAACTGGATGGCGGAGTACAACGCCGGCCTGCCGAAGTACAACGAGTACAAGAAGGCCGACGAGGACCACCTCCTGGAGACCACCGGCAAGCAGCTGCGCAAGCTGATGAGCTGGGTGGACGACGAGGCGTAA
- the ilvN gene encoding acetolactate synthase small subunit, with amino-acid sequence MSKHTLSVLVENTPGILARIAALFSRRGFNIDSLAVGVTEHPDISRITIVVSVESLPLEQVTKQLNKLVNVLKIVELEPGAAIQRELVLVKVRADNETRSQIVEIVQLFRAKTVDVSPEAVTIEATGSSEKLEAMLKMLEPFGIKELVQSGTIAIGRGARSITDRSLRALDRSA; translated from the coding sequence ATGTCCAAGCACACGCTCTCCGTCCTGGTGGAGAACACCCCCGGCATCCTCGCCCGGATCGCCGCGCTGTTCTCCCGCCGCGGCTTCAACATCGACTCGCTCGCGGTCGGGGTCACCGAGCACCCCGACATCTCCCGCATCACCATCGTGGTCAGCGTCGAGTCGCTGCCGCTGGAGCAGGTCACCAAGCAGCTCAACAAGCTCGTCAACGTCCTGAAGATCGTCGAGCTGGAGCCCGGTGCCGCGATCCAGCGCGAACTGGTCCTGGTCAAGGTCCGCGCCGACAACGAGACCCGCTCGCAGATCGTCGAGATCGTCCAGCTCTTCCGCGCCAAGACCGTGGACGTCTCCCCCGAGGCCGTCACGATCGAGGCCACCGGATCCAGTGAAAAGCTGGAGGCGATGCTCAAGATGCTGGAGCCGTTCGGGATCAAGGAGCTGGTGCAGTCCGGCACCATCGCCATAGGCCGTGGTGCCCGGTCCATCACGGACCGCTCGCTGCGTGCCCTGGACCGTTCGGCCTGA
- a CDS encoding acetolactate synthase large subunit — protein sequence MTEQASGAHHPQPRARHSGGPQSVAVEHVTGAQSLIRSLEEVGADTVFGIPGGAILPAYDPMMDSSKVRHVLVRHEQGAGHAATGYAQATGRVGVCMATSGPGATNLVTPIADAHMDSVPLVAITGQVASKAIGTDAFQEADICGITMPITKHNFLVTDPAEIPRTIAEAFHIAATGRPGPVLVDIAKDALQAQTTFTWPPHTELPGYRPVTKPHAKQIREAARLIVESKRPVLYVGGGVMKAGATAELKVLAELTGAPVTTTLMALGSFPDSHPQHVGMPGMHGAVTAVTALQKSDLLITLGARFDDRVTGKLDSFAPYAKVVHADIDPAEIGKNRAADVPIVGDAREVIADLIVAVQAEYDAGHRGDYTAWWKDLNRWRDTYPLGYDLPEDGTLSPQQVIERIGKLAPADTIYAAGVGQHQMWAAHFIGYEQPSTWLNSGGAGTMGYAVPAAMGAKAGQPDRMVWAIDGDGCFQMTNQELVTCALNNIPIKVAIINNGALGMVRQWQTLFYNQRYSNTVLHSGPESDGLVTAGKASGGTRVPDFVKLSEAMGCVAMRCEDPAELDAVIAKANAINDRPVVIDFIVHEDAQVWPMVAAGTSNDEVMAARGVRPDFGDNEDD from the coding sequence GGGCCGACACGGTGTTCGGCATTCCCGGCGGTGCGATCCTGCCTGCGTACGACCCGATGATGGACTCCTCGAAGGTCCGGCACGTCCTGGTGCGTCACGAGCAGGGCGCCGGCCACGCGGCCACGGGCTACGCCCAGGCCACCGGCAGGGTCGGGGTGTGCATGGCGACCTCGGGCCCGGGTGCCACCAACCTCGTCACCCCGATCGCCGACGCCCATATGGACTCCGTCCCGCTGGTGGCGATCACCGGCCAGGTCGCGTCCAAGGCGATCGGCACGGACGCCTTCCAGGAGGCGGACATCTGCGGCATCACGATGCCGATCACCAAGCACAACTTCCTGGTCACCGACCCCGCCGAGATCCCGCGGACGATCGCCGAGGCGTTCCACATCGCGGCCACCGGCCGTCCCGGACCGGTCCTGGTCGACATCGCCAAGGACGCCCTCCAGGCGCAGACCACCTTCACCTGGCCGCCGCACACCGAGCTGCCCGGCTACCGCCCGGTGACCAAGCCGCACGCCAAGCAGATCCGTGAGGCCGCGCGGCTGATCGTCGAGTCCAAGCGCCCGGTGCTCTACGTCGGCGGCGGCGTGATGAAGGCCGGCGCCACCGCCGAGCTGAAGGTGCTCGCCGAGCTGACCGGCGCCCCCGTCACCACCACCCTGATGGCCCTGGGCTCCTTCCCCGACAGCCACCCGCAGCACGTCGGCATGCCGGGGATGCACGGTGCGGTCACCGCCGTCACCGCGCTGCAGAAGTCGGACCTGCTGATCACCCTCGGCGCCCGCTTCGACGACCGGGTCACCGGCAAGCTGGACTCCTTCGCGCCGTACGCCAAGGTCGTCCACGCGGACATCGACCCGGCGGAGATCGGCAAGAACCGCGCCGCGGACGTCCCGATCGTCGGTGACGCCCGCGAGGTCATCGCCGACCTGATCGTCGCCGTCCAGGCCGAGTACGACGCCGGCCACCGGGGCGACTACACCGCCTGGTGGAAGGACCTCAACCGCTGGCGCGACACCTACCCCCTCGGCTACGACCTGCCGGAGGACGGCACCCTCTCCCCGCAGCAGGTCATCGAGCGGATCGGCAAGCTCGCCCCCGCCGACACCATCTACGCCGCGGGCGTCGGCCAGCACCAGATGTGGGCCGCCCACTTCATCGGCTACGAACAGCCCTCGACCTGGCTGAACTCCGGTGGCGCCGGAACGATGGGCTACGCGGTCCCCGCCGCGATGGGCGCCAAGGCCGGTCAGCCGGACCGTATGGTCTGGGCGATCGACGGCGACGGCTGCTTCCAGATGACCAACCAGGAACTGGTCACCTGCGCGCTGAACAACATCCCGATCAAGGTCGCGATCATCAACAACGGCGCGCTGGGCATGGTCCGCCAGTGGCAGACCCTCTTCTACAACCAGCGCTACTCCAACACCGTGCTGCACTCCGGCCCCGAGTCCGACGGGCTCGTGACCGCGGGCAAGGCCAGCGGCGGCACCCGCGTCCCGGACTTCGTGAAGCTGTCCGAGGCCATGGGCTGTGTCGCGATGCGCTGCGAGGACCCGGCCGAGCTCGACGCGGTCATCGCCAAGGCCAATGCCATCAACGACCGCCCGGTCGTGATCGACTTCATCGTCCACGAGGACGCCCAGGTGTGGCCGATGGTCGCCGCCGGCACCTCCAACGACGAGGTCATGGCCGCCCGGGGCGTGCGTCCCGACTTCGGCGACAACGAAGACGACTGA